A region from the uncultured Draconibacterium sp. genome encodes:
- a CDS encoding TIM barrel protein, whose protein sequence is MTKKNQTSRRNFIRTTAAGTTALAFAPLAFSCKPKNAGSTFGGVPVGVITYSWRSMPDSVEEIIAYCKAANITSLELMGYTAEEWAGAPATPRWPGRDATEEERIAYRIAREEATKKQKEWRATVDVEKYNALKKLFDDAGIHVHTVKFAPANWSDDEIDYAFKAAKILGAGAVTNEIGDAACRKLGKFAEKHGMIAAYHNHAQPGEPGFDFEEFLVHSPANKLNLDVGHYFGATGKHPNELIEKLHDRIYSIHLKDKTGVNSEPANTNQVWGEGETPLSDILGLIKDKKWNIYADIELEYPIPEGSDAQQEIVKCVAFCKNILS, encoded by the coding sequence ATGACCAAAAAGAATCAAACATCAAGACGAAATTTTATACGAACCACAGCTGCCGGTACTACTGCATTGGCTTTCGCACCATTGGCTTTTAGTTGTAAACCAAAAAATGCAGGATCGACCTTTGGTGGTGTGCCTGTTGGGGTGATTACCTACAGCTGGCGTAGTATGCCCGATTCGGTTGAAGAGATAATTGCCTATTGCAAAGCTGCCAATATTACCTCGCTTGAATTAATGGGGTATACCGCAGAAGAATGGGCAGGTGCACCGGCAACACCGCGTTGGCCCGGACGCGACGCTACCGAAGAAGAACGTATCGCTTATAGAATAGCCAGGGAAGAAGCCACAAAAAAGCAGAAAGAGTGGCGGGCAACAGTGGATGTTGAAAAATACAATGCGCTTAAAAAGTTATTTGATGATGCTGGTATCCATGTGCATACTGTAAAGTTTGCACCTGCCAACTGGAGCGACGATGAAATTGACTACGCTTTTAAAGCGGCAAAAATACTGGGAGCCGGAGCCGTTACAAATGAGATAGGTGATGCGGCCTGCAGAAAACTGGGTAAATTTGCCGAAAAGCATGGAATGATTGCTGCCTACCATAACCACGCGCAGCCGGGAGAGCCCGGCTTTGATTTTGAGGAGTTCCTGGTACATTCCCCTGCCAATAAACTTAACCTCGACGTGGGGCATTATTTTGGTGCTACCGGTAAACACCCCAATGAATTAATTGAAAAATTGCACGACAGAATTTACAGTATTCATCTTAAGGATAAAACGGGTGTAAACTCGGAGCCTGCCAATACCAACCAGGTTTGGGGCGAGGGTGAAACTCCGCTGTCCGATATTCTGGGTTTAATAAAAGATAAAAAATGGAATATCTATGCCGATATTGAGTTGGAATATCCAATACCCGAAGGATCGGATGCTCAGCAGGAAATTGTAAAGTGTGTGGCGTTTTGCAAGAATATTTTGAGCTAA
- a CDS encoding replication-associated recombination protein A: MNQPLAERLRPKTLDDYIGQEHLVGKDAVLRKMIDSGKITSLILWGPPGVGKTTLARIIANTLERPFFTLSAINSGVKDIREVIDKARKQQFFSRPNPILFIDEIHRFSKSQQDSLLGAVEDGTITLVGATTENPSFEVISPLLSRCQVYILEHLDKAALLRIIKQATKKDTVLKEKKITLREDGAILRYSGGDARKLLNVLELVTLGEDAKNIVITDKKVTDKLQKNLAIYDKKGEMHYDIISAFIKSIRGGDPEAAVYWLARMLEGGEDIKFIARRLLILAAEDVGLANPNGLLMAQNTFDAVHKIGMPEARIILSECTIYLATSPKSNSAYEAIDNAIALVKQTGDLPVPLHIRNAPTKLMKEIGYGKDYKYAHAYDGNFVEQDFLPKEIKNKRIYQPQNNAAEAKILERLRKWWGNRF, translated from the coding sequence ATGAATCAACCACTTGCAGAACGTTTACGACCAAAAACTTTAGACGACTATATCGGTCAGGAACACCTTGTTGGAAAAGATGCTGTTCTGCGCAAAATGATCGATTCGGGAAAAATCACGTCTTTAATTTTGTGGGGGCCTCCGGGTGTTGGCAAAACCACCCTTGCCCGTATTATTGCCAATACACTTGAACGGCCTTTCTTTACGTTAAGTGCCATAAACTCGGGTGTTAAAGATATTCGCGAGGTGATTGACAAAGCCCGCAAGCAACAGTTTTTCAGTCGGCCCAATCCCATTTTGTTTATCGACGAGATACATCGTTTTAGTAAATCGCAACAAGATTCGCTGCTGGGAGCGGTTGAAGATGGCACTATTACCCTGGTTGGTGCAACTACCGAAAATCCTTCGTTCGAAGTAATTTCGCCATTATTATCGCGTTGTCAGGTATATATTCTTGAACATCTGGATAAAGCTGCTTTGCTGAGAATTATTAAGCAGGCCACAAAAAAAGATACGGTACTTAAAGAGAAAAAAATTACACTTCGCGAAGATGGAGCCATTCTTCGTTACTCGGGCGGCGATGCCCGCAAACTGCTAAACGTACTTGAACTGGTAACTCTGGGCGAGGATGCAAAAAATATTGTAATTACCGATAAAAAAGTTACCGACAAGCTACAGAAAAATCTTGCCATTTACGACAAAAAAGGCGAAATGCATTACGACATTATTTCGGCCTTTATAAAAAGTATTCGTGGTGGCGATCCCGAAGCTGCAGTGTACTGGCTTGCCCGAATGCTGGAAGGTGGCGAAGACATAAAATTTATTGCCCGCCGTTTGCTGATTCTTGCCGCCGAAGATGTGGGGCTGGCCAACCCCAATGGCCTGCTGATGGCACAAAACACCTTTGATGCTGTGCATAAAATAGGGATGCCTGAAGCGCGTATTATCCTCTCGGAGTGTACCATTTACCTGGCTACCTCGCCAAAAAGTAATTCAGCTTACGAAGCCATCGACAATGCCATTGCTCTGGTAAAACAAACTGGCGATTTGCCTGTGCCCCTGCACATCCGCAATGCTCCAACCAAGCTGATGAAAGAAATCGGCTACGGAAAAGATTATAAATACGCCCACGCCTACGACGGTAATTTTGTTGAACAGGATTTCCTACCCAAAGAGATTAAAAACAAGCGCATTTACCAGCCACAAAATAACGCTGCCGAAGCAAAAATATTGGAGCGTTTGCGTAAATGGTGGGGGAATCGATTTTAG